One Desulfatitalea tepidiphila genomic region harbors:
- a CDS encoding metal ABC transporter solute-binding protein, Zn/Mn family, translated as MSKRWSAPRGMDLPLRHRCRWIVSAAAVLILGWAAAASGNAYKGSYPYKALATVGMVADIVRQVAGDKAEVTQIIGAGVDPHLYNPTRGDVAALIKSDIIFYAGLLLEGQMTDILVKISRRRPVIAVTELLQVGDLIRDVQSGHHDPHVWMDVSRWNLAVKVVVDALVAFDPVNDDVYRRNGERYQIRLQELDDYVRRVIGSIPEQQRILVTAHDAFNYLGRAYGIEVLGIQGLSTESEAGLKDINRIVDVLVSRRVPAVFVESSVSDKNARALIEGAASRGHQVIVGGELFSDAMGAAGTYEGTYMGMIDHNATVIARALGGRAPAGGMQGKLSLAHQTKVSIRK; from the coding sequence ATGTCGAAGAGGTGGAGCGCACCCAGGGGGATGGATTTGCCTTTACGCCATCGATGCCGTTGGATCGTGTCAGCCGCCGCTGTTTTGATATTGGGTTGGGCCGCGGCGGCTTCAGGCAACGCATACAAGGGAAGCTACCCATACAAGGCATTGGCCACGGTGGGCATGGTGGCCGACATCGTGAGGCAGGTGGCCGGCGACAAGGCCGAGGTGACGCAGATCATCGGCGCCGGCGTCGATCCCCACTTATACAACCCCACGCGCGGCGACGTGGCGGCGCTGATCAAGTCGGACATCATTTTTTACGCCGGATTGTTGCTCGAAGGACAGATGACCGATATTCTGGTCAAGATCTCGCGCCGCCGGCCGGTGATTGCCGTGACCGAGCTGCTCCAGGTGGGCGACCTGATTCGTGATGTCCAATCGGGTCATCACGACCCGCATGTCTGGATGGATGTGAGCCGGTGGAACCTTGCCGTGAAGGTGGTGGTGGACGCCCTGGTTGCATTCGACCCGGTGAATGACGATGTTTACAGGCGTAACGGCGAACGATACCAGATCCGGCTCCAGGAACTGGACGATTATGTGCGCCGGGTCATCGGTTCGATTCCCGAACAACAGCGCATTCTGGTGACGGCCCACGATGCCTTCAACTATCTGGGGCGGGCATACGGCATAGAGGTGTTGGGCATCCAAGGCCTCTCCACGGAATCCGAGGCTGGCTTGAAAGACATCAACCGCATCGTGGACGTGCTGGTCAGCCGCCGCGTGCCGGCGGTATTCGTGGAGTCCAGCGTGTCCGACAAGAACGCCAGGGCGCTGATCGAAGGGGCCGCGTCGCGCGGCCATCAGGTCATCGTCGGCGGGGAGCTGTTTTCCGACGCCATGGGCGCGGCCGGCACTTACGAGGGCACCTACATGGGGATGATCGATCACAACGCCACGGTGATTGCACGGGCACTGGGCGGCCGGGCACCGGCCGGGGGAATGCAGGGCAAACTCAGTCTTGCGCATCAAACTAAAGTATCCATCCGGAAATAG
- a CDS encoding metal ABC transporter permease, which translates to MPGSSIKRMVSHGLGWIAAAAWVWFWPDLAHAGGLGDTGLQWPGWQELLRVLTLRDYNTRVVIVGTTLLGLAAGLSGTFLILRKRALLSDTLSHATLPGIALAFILMTVFFGDGKSLIGLIAGAAVFAVLGTGSVLVIERYSRLKDDAALGVVLSVYFGLGIAIMGIATRMETGNSAGLTSFIYGKTASMLLFDALLIAVTAFVAALLCLLFFKEFSLVCFDADFALTQGWPVARLDFFMMSLVVVVTVVGLQAVGLILVVALLIIPPSTARFWSRRLSVMLVLSAGFGALSSMIGAAVSALMANLPAGAVIVMTASSLFFFSLVFGTNGGLLQMALDRWRLGKKVMHENLLRELYEWQEIAAQQSGAIADKTRIDGPRLEELLPRRSWSVHGLQKGLRQLIRKGWLRLSPEGRYFFTPEGVLQARAVVRKHRLWEAYLIAYADTAPGQVDWGADAIEHVIDERIIAELEAGLPDWTPKAVPESPHELIRSGV; encoded by the coding sequence ATGCCGGGTTCATCCATTAAGAGAATGGTCTCCCATGGCCTTGGTTGGATTGCGGCGGCCGCTTGGGTTTGGTTCTGGCCCGACCTGGCCCATGCCGGCGGCTTGGGCGACACCGGCCTGCAGTGGCCCGGTTGGCAAGAACTGCTGCGTGTGTTGACCTTGAGAGATTACAATACCCGCGTGGTCATCGTCGGCACCACCCTGCTGGGGCTGGCCGCCGGATTGAGCGGGACATTTTTGATTCTGCGCAAGAGGGCGTTGCTCAGCGACACCCTCAGCCATGCCACCCTGCCCGGGATCGCGCTGGCATTTATCCTGATGACCGTCTTTTTCGGCGACGGCAAATCCCTCATTGGACTCATCGCCGGTGCCGCCGTATTTGCGGTGCTGGGGACCGGCTCGGTGCTGGTGATCGAGCGCTACTCGCGGCTGAAGGACGATGCGGCATTAGGGGTCGTGCTGAGCGTCTATTTCGGCCTGGGCATCGCCATCATGGGCATCGCCACTCGCATGGAGACAGGCAATTCGGCCGGACTCACCTCCTTCATCTACGGCAAAACCGCTTCCATGCTGTTATTTGACGCACTGCTCATTGCGGTGACGGCTTTTGTCGCGGCGCTGCTCTGCCTGCTGTTCTTCAAGGAGTTTTCCCTCGTCTGCTTCGATGCAGATTTTGCCCTTACCCAGGGATGGCCCGTGGCGCGCCTGGACTTCTTCATGATGTCCCTCGTGGTGGTGGTGACCGTGGTGGGGCTGCAGGCCGTGGGGCTCATCCTGGTGGTGGCCCTGTTGATCATACCGCCGTCGACGGCCCGTTTCTGGAGTCGTCGGCTCTCGGTCATGCTCGTTTTGTCGGCCGGCTTCGGCGCGTTGAGCAGCATGATCGGCGCAGCGGTCAGCGCCTTGATGGCCAATTTGCCGGCAGGCGCGGTGATTGTCATGACGGCCTCGTCCCTGTTTTTCTTCAGCCTGGTGTTTGGCACCAACGGCGGGTTGTTGCAAATGGCCCTTGACCGCTGGCGCCTCGGCAAAAAGGTGATGCACGAAAATTTGCTGCGCGAGCTGTATGAATGGCAGGAGATCGCGGCCCAACAGAGCGGCGCTATTGCGGACAAAACCCGCATCGACGGTCCCCGCCTGGAAGAATTGCTGCCCAGACGGTCCTGGTCGGTCCACGGCCTGCAAAAAGGGTTGCGTCAGCTGATCCGAAAGGGGTGGCTTCGTTTGTCCCCGGAAGGACGGTATTTTTTCACGCCGGAAGGCGTTTTGCAGGCGCGCGCGGTGGTCCGCAAGCATCGGCTATGGGAAGCCTATCTGATCGCATACGCCGATACGGCGCCGGGCCAGGTGGATTGGGGGGCCGATGCCATCGAACACGTTATCGACGAGCGGATCATCGCCGAGTTGGAAGCCGGTTTGCCCGATTGGACGCCCAAAGCCG
- a CDS encoding metal ABC transporter ATP-binding protein: MSNLSEFENIADAGQETAPIWINDLTVAYHRKPVLWDVNLVLPEGKLVAVIGPNGAGKSTLIKAILGLVPKATGDIRIYGRSYEAQRRLVGYVPQRESVDWDFPVSATDVVAMGLYGKIGWLKPVSRRHREQAVEELRKVGMEAYADRQISQLSGGQQQRVFLARALAQDAQVYFMDEPFAGVDVATEKAIVALLKELKTAGKTCVVVHHDLQTVTTYFDHVVLLNMRVVAAGPVEEVFTEENLKKTYGGKLTLLSQALHKYAQQPGIGTGGAKGGHR; encoded by the coding sequence ATGTCCAACTTATCCGAATTCGAAAACATAGCCGACGCGGGGCAGGAGACAGCCCCGATCTGGATCAACGACCTGACGGTGGCCTACCATCGAAAACCGGTGTTGTGGGATGTGAACCTGGTGCTGCCCGAGGGCAAGCTCGTGGCCGTCATAGGCCCCAACGGCGCCGGCAAGAGCACCCTGATCAAGGCCATCCTGGGGCTGGTGCCCAAAGCAACCGGCGATATTCGCATCTACGGCCGTTCATATGAAGCCCAGCGGCGTCTGGTGGGTTATGTGCCCCAGCGCGAGAGTGTGGATTGGGATTTTCCGGTCAGCGCGACAGATGTTGTGGCCATGGGATTGTATGGGAAAATTGGCTGGCTGAAACCGGTGTCGCGGCGCCATCGCGAACAGGCGGTCGAGGAGCTGCGCAAGGTGGGTATGGAGGCCTATGCCGATCGACAGATCAGTCAGCTTTCCGGTGGCCAGCAACAGCGTGTCTTCCTGGCGCGCGCCCTGGCCCAGGATGCGCAGGTTTACTTCATGGATGAGCCGTTCGCCGGCGTGGACGTGGCCACCGAAAAGGCGATCGTTGCCCTGCTCAAGGAGCTCAAGACGGCCGGTAAGACTTGCGTGGTGGTCCATCATGATTTGCAGACCGTGACCACTTACTTCGATCACGTGGTGCTGCTCAACATGCGGGTGGTGGCTGCCGGGCCCGTCGAGGAGGTCTTCACCGAAGAGAATTTGAAGAAGACTTACGGCGGCAAGCTGACGCTGCTCAGCCAGGCGCTGCATAAGTACGCCCAGCAGCCGGGGATTGGAACGGGGGGTGCCAAAGGGGGGCACCGATAA